A window of Scyliorhinus canicula unplaced genomic scaffold, sScyCan1.1, whole genome shotgun sequence contains these coding sequences:
- the LOC119960264 gene encoding gastrula zinc finger protein XlCGF8.2DB-like has product MEEKSSIHSEEKPYTCSVCGRGFNRSSGLSKHKCRHDGEKPWKCGDCGKGFSYPSELEIHQRGHTGERPFTCSDCGRGFTKSSILLTHQRTHSGEKPFTCSDCGKRFTQSSTLLKHQRIHTGENPFTCSVCGMGFTQSSTLLTHQRIHTREKPFTCSDCGKRFAHQSTLLTHQQVHTKQRPFICFECGKGFINSSHLMIHQRVHTDERPFKCLDCGKCFKTSQEQVSHQQVHTDEKPFRCSHCGTGFRRSSHLTVHQRTHTGETPYACSKCGKRFTQSSALLRHQRIHTERDRSSALIVGRDSFNHPTY; this is encoded by the coding sequence ATGGAAGAAAAAAGcagcattcacagtgaggagaaaccgtacacgtgttctgtgtgtggacgagggttCAATCGATCATCTGGCCTGTCAAAACATAAATGTAGGCATGACGGGGAGaagccgtggaaatgtggggattgtgggaaaggattcagttacccatcagagctggaaattcatcagcgtggtcacaccggggagaggccattcacctgctcggacTGTGGGAGGGGATTTACTAAGTCATCcatcctgctgacacaccagcgcacACAcagtggggagaagccattcacctgctctgactgtgggaagagattcactcagtcatccactctgCTGAAACATCAGCGAATACACACTGGGGAGAacccattcacctgttctgtgtgtggcatgggattcactcagtcatccaccctgctgacacaccagcgaatacACACCAgggagaagccatttacctgctctgattgtgggaagagattcgcTCACCAATCCACCCTGCTGAcgcaccagcaggttcacactaaacagagaccattcatctgcttcgagtgtgggaagggattcattaattcatcgCACCTGATGATACACCAAagagttcacactgacgagagaccttttaaatgtctgGACTGCGGGAAGTGTTTTAAAACCTCGCAGGAACAGGTCTCCCATCAAcaggttcacactgatgagaaaccgttcagatgctctcactgcgggactgggttcagacgatcatctcacctcactgtacaccagcgcactcacacaggagagacaccgtacgcctgctccaagtgtggaaagAGGTTCACTCAGTCATCCGCTCTGCTaaggcaccagcgaattcacacggagagagaccgttcatctgctctgattgtgggaagagattcattcaATCATCCAACCTACTGA
- the LOC119960265 gene encoding zinc finger protein 664-like: MEKPCKCGDCGKGFNYPSQLESHWRCHTGERPFTCSMCGKGFTKSSSLASHQRVHSDERPFKCFYCGDCFKTSPDLIKHQLVHTDKRPFSCSDCEKRFRQSSHLIQHQRIHTGERIFTCSVCGKQFTQSSNLQTHQHIHSGEKPFTCPECGKGFNRSSNPLRHQQVHV, encoded by the exons atggagaaaccttgtaaatgtggggactgtgggaaaggattcaattacccatcccAGCTGGAGAGCCATTGGCgctgtcacactggggagagaccgttcacctgctccatgtgtgggaagggattcacaaagTCATCCAGCCTGGCGTCACATCAGAGAGTTCAcagtgatgagagaccttttaaatgctttTACTGTGGGGATTGCTTTAAAACCtctccag ATCTAATTAAACACCAGCTTGTTCACACTGACAAGAGACCATTCAGTTGCTCTGATTGTGAGAAGAGATTCAGACAATCGTCTCACCTTAttcaacaccagcgaattcacactggggaaaggatattcacctgctctgtgtgtgggaaacaattcactcaatcatccaatctccagacacaccaacacattcacagtggggagaagccgttcacctgccccgagtgtgggaagggattcaatcgaTCATCCAACCCGCTGAGACACCAGCAGGTTCATGTGTGA